From the Lathyrus oleraceus cultivar Zhongwan6 chromosome 4, CAAS_Psat_ZW6_1.0, whole genome shotgun sequence genome, one window contains:
- the LOC127137384 gene encoding uncharacterized protein LOC127137384, with translation MNPERKSNHNYKFMEPPLAVLRRLRARLDLTHKYTFKETYGNLLGILNTEVNITAVHTLVQLYDPPLRCFTFQDYQLAPTLEEYSHILGIRIKNHVPYIRTKELPEYRELAKALHMGKKEIELYLKPKGGIRGFTSKFLVDNAITFAEAGSWTTFNAHLALLIYGIVLFQNLEEFVDLAAIHIFLTQNPIPTLLTDIYYSIHVRTQKKKGTIVCCTPLLYRWFISHLPSEGPFVENKDNMKWSQRIMSLKAEDVPWYSRVYDGVNLILNFGDFPNVPLLDKPDLESVEGFVLYEGVEEPELIKKIIKAWGSICP, from the exons ATGAATCCCGAGAGAAAGAGCAACCACAATTATAAGTTTATGGAACCTCCATTGGCTGTGTTGAGAAGACTTAGGGCACGTTTAGACTTGACTCACAAATACACCTTCAAGGAAACGTATGGTAACCTGCTGGGAATTCTGAACACCGAGGTCAACATCACCGCTGTGCACACCTTGGTGCAGTTATATGATCCACCATTAAGGTGCTTTACTTTCCAAGATTATCAGCTAGCGCCGACACTGGAAGAGTATTCTCATATTTTGGGTATCAGGATAAAGAACCATGTGCCCTACATCCGCACTAAGGAACTTCCTGAATATCGAGAACTTGCTAAAGCTCTGCATATGGGAAAGAAGGAGATAGAATTGTACCTGAAACCAAAAGGTGGAATTCGTGGCTTCACCTCTAAGTTTCTCGTAGACAATGCTATCACTTTCGCCGAAGCTGGAAGCTGGACGACCTTCAACGCCCATCTAGCTTTACTCATCTATGGGATTGTCTTATTTCAGAATTTGGAGGAGTTCGTGGACTTGGCTGCTATTCACATCTTCTTGACTCAGAACCCGATTCCCACTCTTCTTACTGATATTTACTATTCCATTCACGTAAGGACCCAGAAGAAGAAAGGGACTATCGTCTGTTGCACCCCTTTACTATATAGATGGTTTATTTCGCATCTACCCAGTGAAGGTCCTTTCGTTGAGAACAAAGATAATATGAAGTGGTCCCAGAGGATCATGTCTTTAAAAGCCGAAGACGTCCCTTGGTATTCTCGAGTGTATGATGGTGTGAATCTCATCCTCAATTTTGGGGAttttcctaatgtgcctcttcttg ACAAACCTGATCTCGAAAGTGTAGAAGGTTTTGTTTTGTACGAAGGAGTCGAAGAGCCCGAGTTGATCAAGAAGATTATCAAGGCTTGGGGGTCGATTTGTCCTTAA